One segment of Tamlana crocina DNA contains the following:
- a CDS encoding two-component regulator propeller domain-containing protein, with product MFKTKFLYTIILLFCFKGIGQELYFEHYNETKGLSHNSVRSIVQDDKGFLWLGTFGGVSRFDGYDFKVFSAKNETSNYLNSNDILQIMPDEKSNLWIATDNGLTKYHLPTSSFKTFHSNHQDKHALVEDRLRSIFIDKTQRVWVGTLNKGLCYLDNNTNKFYKVDLGKLDNIRGITQTHDGRIWVTSFNNGVYSFFIDETGKVSDLQNYELHPSRATNKNANAYFIFEDKAYNVYVGTREGLFKLDKIDNNFKVIGTNPMSSYFRCYTKAPDGGYWFGTSNGIIECTSMEAFVKGEYKQHTTDLNNPNSLVNNYIISLYFDNLGVLWVGTENGLESLNPFENQFKSLGLNFTGNNQIPVISSFAKTYDHNLLIGTHAQGLFLKKNNTFIKVLKNYNEIGSIYTDDNIIFYIGLWDGGVVEYNYKNNQQKKLNVGFINSPVFAFYKTSNNELLVGSQGEGLVKFNLKTEEKVFVKKNNPKFKDINKIVYSKSQNLFWIATEEGVFKYNMLSNSLEQYINQNNNEGLSNNKVKDLFFDRHGKLWAGTREGLNYYNSQTNKFVHLDQPKTLADEWVTDITEDSLGIIWLNLNYNKIGKYNPENNDYKTFYVNNGMRSNLWNKRGFLHFNSDKIYVGGNKEIILFNPLDIKENKKAPIPVISEFKVSNNEVKPGEKLENVLILNEDINYSKQIQLGYGTRNFTVKFSLPSYVSQRQNTFYYKLDGLDKEWNKTTSGSRSIQYANLPSGEYSLKLKATNNNGYESEISSYAIKVLPPFWLTPIFFIMVLGLISIGAYFLHNQLKNRRRLKQELLLEKVKRERDEKLNNEKLRFFTNISHELRTPLTLILGPAKQLINNQNDDYILSRANLVYQNANRLLRLVNQILDFRRAETGELKLKVAKTNISEHVKSVFNSFKELALEKNISLSLNIESEGAFICWIDVDKFSKILFNLLSNAIKFTERNGNVDLFLGLKDSEAKKMILEVSDNGIGIPEESHEKIFNRFYQARTTVENTGTGIGLSLVKALVEIHKGEIKVNSSIGKGSVFTVELPVNKNAYNNDELFKAVQTKSVDSLPKESHVTNQLEIVQSSGNSNLLPQTKVKQKILLIEDNTELRDYVAQYLSSFYKVVEAKNGQEGLEICKKEKPVLCVVDVMMPIMDGFEFVEILKSDDDISHIGVILLTALAENENRIKGYSIGVDGYLTKPFDPALLKTRIDNIIKLHFDLKQRFSGEVEGDILTLAHSQLDIDLVSKIKGIIENNISSSKLSPNFIAEEVGMSTSKLYRKIKQLTDLTPYEFIRTIQLKKSAQLLKTKRYNVSEVSDMIGFNDPFYFSKVFKKQFGYSPSKLLK from the coding sequence ATGTTCAAAACTAAATTCTTATACACTATAATTTTATTGTTTTGTTTTAAAGGTATTGGTCAAGAGCTATATTTTGAGCATTATAACGAAACAAAGGGTTTGTCTCATAATTCTGTTAGAAGTATTGTTCAAGACGATAAAGGTTTTTTATGGTTAGGTACATTTGGAGGTGTAAGCCGTTTTGATGGATACGATTTTAAAGTGTTTTCGGCTAAGAATGAAACATCCAATTATCTCAATAGTAATGATATTTTACAAATAATGCCAGATGAAAAATCTAATCTATGGATAGCAACAGATAATGGATTAACAAAATATCACTTGCCTACATCTAGTTTTAAAACCTTTCATTCAAACCATCAGGATAAACATGCTTTAGTTGAAGATAGGTTAAGGTCTATATTTATTGATAAAACCCAAAGGGTTTGGGTGGGAACATTAAACAAAGGCTTGTGCTACCTAGATAATAATACTAATAAATTTTATAAAGTAGATTTAGGAAAACTTGATAATATTAGGGGTATAACACAAACACATGACGGTAGAATATGGGTAACCAGTTTTAATAATGGAGTGTATAGTTTTTTTATAGATGAAACAGGAAAAGTAAGCGATTTACAAAATTATGAACTACACCCGAGTAGAGCTACAAACAAAAACGCTAATGCTTATTTTATTTTTGAAGATAAGGCTTATAATGTATACGTAGGAACGCGTGAGGGTTTGTTTAAACTGGATAAGATTGACAATAACTTTAAAGTTATTGGTACTAACCCGATGAGTAGTTATTTTAGGTGTTATACTAAAGCCCCAGATGGAGGCTATTGGTTTGGTACATCTAACGGAATTATTGAGTGCACCTCAATGGAAGCTTTTGTAAAAGGTGAATATAAACAACACACAACAGATTTAAACAACCCTAATTCCCTTGTAAATAATTACATTATATCCTTGTATTTCGATAATTTGGGTGTGCTTTGGGTTGGTACAGAAAATGGATTGGAAAGTTTAAACCCCTTTGAAAATCAATTTAAATCTTTGGGTTTAAATTTTACGGGAAACAATCAAATACCAGTTATAAGTTCTTTTGCTAAAACGTACGATCATAATTTACTTATAGGAACCCACGCTCAAGGTTTGTTCTTAAAGAAAAATAATACTTTTATTAAAGTTCTTAAAAATTATAATGAGATAGGTAGTATATATACAGATGATAATATAATTTTTTACATCGGGCTATGGGATGGTGGCGTTGTAGAATACAATTATAAAAACAATCAACAAAAAAAACTAAATGTAGGTTTTATTAATTCGCCAGTGTTTGCCTTTTATAAAACATCAAACAATGAACTGTTAGTGGGCTCACAAGGTGAAGGACTTGTAAAGTTTAATTTAAAAACAGAAGAAAAGGTTTTTGTAAAAAAAAATAACCCAAAATTTAAAGACATTAACAAAATAGTATATTCTAAATCTCAAAACTTATTTTGGATAGCTACCGAAGAAGGGGTTTTTAAGTACAATATGCTATCCAATAGTTTAGAGCAATATATAAACCAAAATAACAATGAAGGCTTATCTAACAATAAAGTAAAAGATTTGTTTTTTGATAGGCACGGAAAACTTTGGGCAGGAACAAGAGAAGGTTTAAACTATTACAATTCACAAACCAATAAATTTGTACATCTAGATCAACCCAAAACATTGGCTGATGAATGGGTTACCGATATAACAGAAGATAGTTTAGGTATAATATGGCTAAATTTAAATTACAACAAAATAGGCAAATACAACCCCGAAAATAATGATTATAAAACATTTTACGTTAACAACGGTATGCGTTCAAACTTATGGAATAAACGCGGTTTTTTACATTTTAACAGTGATAAAATTTATGTAGGGGGCAACAAAGAAATAATATTATTTAACCCTTTAGATATAAAAGAAAACAAAAAAGCGCCTATCCCGGTAATATCTGAGTTTAAAGTTAGCAATAATGAAGTTAAACCAGGGGAAAAGCTTGAAAATGTGCTAATTTTAAATGAAGATATTAATTACTCAAAACAAATACAATTAGGGTACGGAACTAGAAATTTTACAGTTAAGTTTTCTTTGCCATCTTATGTCAGTCAAAGGCAAAATACGTTTTATTATAAGCTAGATGGTTTAGATAAAGAATGGAATAAAACAACCAGCGGATCGCGCTCTATACAGTATGCCAATTTACCTTCGGGCGAGTATAGTTTAAAGCTAAAAGCAACCAACAATAATGGTTACGAAAGTGAGATATCGAGTTACGCGATCAAAGTTTTACCTCCTTTTTGGCTTACACCAATCTTTTTTATTATGGTTTTGGGGCTTATTTCAATAGGAGCATATTTTTTACATAACCAATTAAAAAATCGCAGACGCTTAAAACAAGAGTTGCTTCTTGAAAAAGTGAAGCGTGAGCGTGATGAAAAACTAAATAACGAAAAACTTCGCTTTTTCACTAATATATCACATGAGCTTAGAACACCGCTAACACTTATTTTGGGGCCTGCAAAGCAGTTAATTAATAATCAAAATGATGATTATATTCTTAGTAGGGCAAATTTAGTATACCAAAACGCCAATCGTTTGCTGAGGTTGGTTAATCAAATTTTAGATTTTAGAAGAGCAGAAACTGGTGAGTTAAAATTAAAAGTAGCTAAAACAAATATAAGTGAACATGTTAAAAGTGTATTTAATTCTTTTAAAGAATTAGCTCTAGAAAAAAACATCAGTTTAAGTCTAAACATTGAAAGCGAAGGCGCTTTTATATGTTGGATTGATGTTGATAAGTTTAGTAAAATATTATTCAATTTGCTTTCCAATGCTATAAAATTTACTGAAAGAAACGGAAATGTAGATTTGTTTCTTGGCCTAAAGGATAGCGAAGCAAAAAAAATGATTCTTGAAGTAAGTGATAATGGAATTGGAATTCCAGAAGAAAGTCACGAAAAAATATTTAACAGGTTTTACCAAGCTAGAACCACTGTAGAGAATACCGGTACAGGAATAGGTTTGTCTTTAGTAAAAGCACTAGTAGAAATCCATAAAGGAGAAATTAAGGTTAATAGTTCCATTGGTAAGGGTAGTGTGTTTACTGTAGAATTACCTGTAAATAAAAACGCCTACAATAACGATGAGCTCTTTAAGGCTGTCCAAACCAAATCAGTAGATTCTTTACCAAAAGAGAGCCATGTCACTAACCAGCTAGAAATCGTACAATCTAGCGGTAACTCAAATCTGTTACCACAAACCAAAGTAAAACAAAAAATACTTTTAATAGAAGATAATACCGAACTAAGAGATTATGTGGCACAGTACTTATCCAGCTTCTACAAGGTTGTAGAGGCTAAAAATGGACAAGAGGGCCTTGAAATATGCAAGAAAGAAAAGCCTGTTTTATGTGTTGTAGATGTTATGATGCCTATTATGGACGGGTTTGAATTTGTTGAAATACTAAAATCAGATGACGATATCAGCCATATTGGTGTAATACTTTTAACGGCATTAGCAGAAAATGAAAATAGAATAAAAGGATACTCTATAGGTGTAGATGGTTACCTCACAAAACCTTTTGATCCCGCACTGTTAAAAACCCGTATTGATAATATAATAAAATTACATTTTGACTTAAAGCAGCGTTTTTCAGGTGAAGTAGAAGGTGATATATTAACCTTAGCACACTCGCAATTAGACATAGATTTAGTTTCCAAAATAAAGGGAATAATAGAAAACAACATTAGTTCTTCCAAACTATCACCAAATTTTATAGCAGAAGAAGTAGGCATGAGTACTTCAAAACTTTATAGAAAAATTAAGCAACTTACCGATTTAACGCCTTACGAGTTTATTAGAACGATTCAGTTAAAAAAATCTGCACAACTATTAAAAACCAAACGCTACAATGTTTCTGAAGTTTCAGATATGATAGGTTTTAATGATCCATTCTATTTCAGCAAGGTATTTAAAAAACAGTTTGGATATAGTCCAAGCAAACTTTTAAAATAG
- the fucP gene encoding L-fucose:H+ symporter permease, translating into MKSKIPVVPSKMLLPFILVTSLFALWGFANAVTDPMVQAFKKVLELSNSQAAWVQMAFYGGYFCMALPASIFMRKYSYKTGILIGLGLYAVGALLFYPAATTEKFWFFCLGLYILTFGLAFLETAANPYALAMGPKETATQRLNLAQAFNPVGLILGLFVAQQFVLKNLQSDDIENFSSLDEASKLLIKTSDLLVIRNPYVILGLVLVGVFVLFLVSKMPQSKEEGHLPSIKETFKNLAENKKYILGVLAQILYVGAQIMCWTYIYQYAEGIGVDSVTAGYYQMVAFVLFTVGRAVGTYMLRFIGSGKLLMLFALLAIVFVSGTIVLNGLLGLYALVGVSFCMSLMFPTIYGIALGGLTEEQSKVGSAGLVMAIVGGALMPKLQGSIIDFGGSGVSDIKILGVSEINFSFILPMLCFIYIMWYGFLVGNREKTQKIHSS; encoded by the coding sequence ATGAAATCAAAAATTCCTGTGGTGCCATCTAAAATGTTGCTGCCGTTTATATTAGTAACTTCGCTTTTTGCCCTTTGGGGCTTTGCTAATGCAGTAACCGATCCTATGGTACAAGCATTTAAAAAAGTTTTAGAGCTTTCAAACTCGCAAGCTGCTTGGGTTCAAATGGCGTTTTACGGCGGTTATTTTTGCATGGCATTGCCAGCATCAATATTTATGCGCAAGTATTCTTATAAAACCGGTATCTTAATTGGTTTGGGACTGTATGCTGTTGGAGCACTTTTGTTTTATCCGGCCGCGACCACCGAGAAGTTTTGGTTTTTCTGTCTTGGTTTGTATATTTTAACGTTTGGATTGGCTTTTTTAGAAACAGCGGCAAATCCGTATGCTTTGGCAATGGGGCCAAAAGAAACAGCCACACAGCGTTTAAATTTGGCTCAAGCATTTAACCCTGTTGGCTTAATTTTGGGCCTGTTTGTAGCACAACAATTTGTGCTGAAAAATTTACAGTCTGATGATATTGAAAACTTCTCATCACTCGATGAGGCTTCGAAACTATTAATTAAAACTTCAGATTTACTGGTGATTAGAAACCCTTACGTTATTTTGGGATTAGTTCTTGTGGGTGTATTCGTGTTGTTTTTGGTTAGCAAAATGCCACAATCTAAAGAAGAAGGACATTTGCCAAGCATAAAGGAAACATTTAAGAATTTAGCTGAAAATAAAAAATACATCCTTGGGGTTTTAGCACAAATTTTATATGTAGGAGCGCAAATTATGTGTTGGACATACATATACCAATATGCCGAAGGTATTGGTGTAGATAGCGTTACAGCTGGCTACTATCAAATGGTAGCGTTCGTATTATTTACCGTAGGTAGAGCGGTAGGCACGTACATGTTAAGATTTATTGGCTCCGGTAAATTATTAATGCTTTTTGCGTTATTAGCCATAGTATTTGTGTCTGGAACCATTGTTTTAAATGGCCTTTTAGGCCTTTATGCACTTGTTGGGGTATCTTTTTGCATGTCTTTAATGTTTCCAACTATATATGGTATAGCTTTAGGAGGTTTAACCGAAGAACAATCTAAGGTTGGATCTGCTGGTTTAGTTATGGCCATTGTGGGAGGTGCCTTAATGCCTAAATTGCAGGGTAGTATTATAGATTTTGGTGGGTCGGGAGTATCCGATATTAAAATTTTAGGAGTATCTGAAATTAATTTTTCTTTCATCCTCCCTATGTTATGCTTTATATACATTATGTGGTACGGCTTTTTAGTTGGCAATCGTGAAAAAACACAAAAGATTCATTCGAGTTAA